AAgattgaagaaaagaaaagtgaAGTTGTGGTCGAGAAAACTGGCAGCCCGGCTGAGAGTTATGAAGATTTTGCTGCATCTCTGCCCGAGAATGACTGCCGATACGCTGTTTATGACTTCGATTATGTGACTTCTGAGAACTGCCAAAAGAGCAAGATCTTCTTCATAGCATGGTCTCTCTCTTTCTGTCGCTCTGTAATGCAAACAGTTATCTTGTAGGCATCCCATGCATATCCTTTCCCCCCTTCATTTAGACGGGTATCCTTGCCAAATAATTTTGGAAACAACCTTCATTTTCAAAATGGTTTCTTTTTTTATGGCATGTTATTTGCAAATCACTGTTTTGCAGACTGTCCTGAGTGTCAGTTTAGGCGTTATTTTCTACATATCACCTGCAATTTAAATAGTTTAGCTGGGCTACTCCAACTTCATTTAGGATTTTAGCTTCCAGTTTAAGGTGATTTTGTTTTGCATACATATTTGTGTATCACAATAACTATTTccactttaaaaaaaacaaataaaaaacaacTGTTTCACTTGTTATTATGCTGAATACAATGTGGTATTCCATATTAGGCCAGACCAACTTGTTTAATTGGTTCCTGAAAATTTTCCAACTCATCtgggataaatattttttttaaaccatgtGATACAGACACCACACAACGGCTATCACTTTTACTTAAGTATCTTTCTCCTTCTTTTTTTCCATTTATGAGTTTTGAACTTCTTTCAGTGATCTAGGAACCAGTTACTATCCCATTTTACAAATCCAAGTGAACACAACTAGATAGAGAACAATATTGCTGTGAGTTCGGCCGGGTGTAACCATTTCTGGATTTTGGTTACATTTGTTGATTGAGTGCTTGGATACTCTAAATTAAATGTCTTTTGGATAATACAAATATTTGTTGCATATAGGATGAAACTATGTTGAACTGTTTAAGATGTTCGGTTTAGAATCAAAACaagaatttgtgctcagggttTTATATTGACGAGATTGTTGTATCTTCTCGTTGTCATCAACCTCACCTAATTGTACCAAATTGTCAGGTGTCtgttatattttgttttgaatatTAGAATGTGCAGGGTGTAGGCGTCTTTTGGTTATATTTTGAAACTTACCTTTCTTAGAACGTGTAAATTTCCTGGTGTTATGTGCATGTATGCAGCATATAAATGTTGCACCTCCATGACTTCCTTCCCCACCGAAAGCCATAGCAAAATCATTGATTTCATATAGTAATTCAAATGATAACGAGGTAACAGCCATTAATTGAGATTTCCATGTTCATTTCAGGTCTCCTTCCACCTCTCGAATCCGTGCAAAGATGCTCTATGCCACATCCAAGGAAAGGTTTAGGAGGGAACTGGAAGGTGTACATTATGAAATTCAGGCAACTGACCCTACTGAAATGGACCTTGAGGTGATCAAGGAGCGTGCTAATTGAAGAGTTTGCAGCTGAAACATAGGTAATATATCATGGAGCGTCTCCAAGAAAAATGAGTTCCTTGTATACTTGTGTATACATTTATACAtggcttaattaaaaataattcgaCCCCTGGGAAGGCTGATTTGGAACTCTTGGTTTTTTCCTGTTATGGGTATCATATTGTTCTTCTTCTCATGAATCATGATGCTTTCCAATGAAGAATATTTGTGACAATGTCTATTGACAGTTGAATACTGAAATATTGGGTGCTTCTGTTGAATTGTGTATGTGCCTTTTATAATATCAGGTTAAAAATTGTCGATATGTGTTCCTTGTCGAGCGTTAGCATGATCCCAGAAAACGACACCTTGTCTAAAACTGAACTTTCCATAATCTTGTGAGGAATGGAAGGGAGGTTGATGTGATATGGAAAAATTTGTAGAATTTCACGATGGTTTGTAAATTAGATTTGAAAGTATTTTACTTGCGTACTTGATTTCTGTAACAGTTTGTGCTAATATTTTTACAAAGCGATGATAGTCCTCAGTATAAAATATGTCATCTGTGAGAGTCCATGCTGGCTAGCTTCCCCTTTCTTCTTTTAGTTTAAGACATCATTCAACTTAAAACTTCGAATCATGATTTGTAAAATGCCAACCTTTTCTTTTGCATGTTTATTCACATTCTGTCATAGAAAAATTGGGTAGGATTCCTATTTGATATGAGACGCCACATTGCCACGTCATTGCATGTatagaatataatatatatataaatatttatttattgcaaatttataatatattttatttttaaaataattattttaaatttaattttttatgtttaaatgaTGGTTAAATACGATAAGAAGTGGTAACATGTAGGAATTAGTTGAGCGAAATGTGGAACGAGATTGCTGTACATAAAATGAAATCTCTGTTCATATTGAATATtggactaaaattgaaaaaaaaaaaatagtatgaCAAGTCATATCTAACTTATTACTCATCAGTACatgagataaataaattattaataattagatatattataaaatgaaatatatggataaataatatggtgAGATAACGTACATGATGTTTGGTATAATTTTAACATTATAGATTAATTTTGCGTATTACCTTGAAATGATTAAAGTACACCCAGTTATATtacttaaatataataaatacataaaaatagtaatctgaaataaataaataagtaattttaaaaattttaaaacgtaaaatttgaaattctcaACCTGCTTTACGAATTCTAATTAAAATCCGTTTAATTGCGCATTTTTT
This portion of the Primulina huaijiensis isolate GDHJ02 unplaced genomic scaffold, ASM1229523v2 scaffold43397, whole genome shotgun sequence genome encodes:
- the LOC140970264 gene encoding actin-depolymerizing factor; amino-acid sequence: MSFRGVGRNASSGMGVADHSKTTYMELQRKKVYRYVIFKIEEKKSEVVVEKTGSPAESYEDFAASLPENDCRYAVYDFDYVTSENCQKSKIFFIAWSPSTSRIRAKMLYATSKERFRRELEGVHYEIQATDPTEMDLEVIKERAN